The Panicum virgatum strain AP13 chromosome 3N, P.virgatum_v5, whole genome shotgun sequence genome includes the window CTCGTGGGACCCACAAATTGTCAGGAACCGATTCAAACCGCTTATTAAggatattaaataaagacaatttacaaaaccaactctagAACCCCTGCGTTAGGAACCCTGACTAATCTAATGAGACGTTTGACCGCGCGAtttgaggatggttactgtagtatcattataagtaatcatcgattaattaagcccattagattcatcgcgaaaaattacatctATCCCTAAAgagattttgtaaataaacttcattctGGGCTTATGCTGGGAAGATTTCACCCGTTCTAAACTATAGAACGGAACCAAACAGAGCCCAGGACGGACAAGATCACAAGACTCTGAATAGTAGCGACGAAAGGCCAGTGGGCCATGTGGACGGAACCATACGGCCACGAATTAAAATAGGAATATCAGCCTAGTAATCACCCTTCCTCGGTCGGGCAACCAGCTCAACTTCTTCATCGGCTGCATCGCATCTCCACCAACCAACAGGTAAGAACTTGCATCTCCTCGCCCTCTTCCTTCCCCTGTCGTGACCCTGAGTCTCTGCCAGCCGGCGAAGACGATGGCCGTGGTAGTAGCTAGCTTCAGTTTTGCCCGTATACAGTTCTTGAGACATGTTAGAAATGGCGGCAGTTTGATGGGAGATGGGACATGTTTGGAACACACAACTTCCGCGTGAATCTAGTAGAAACGTGTTTATAATCCAATAATCTCCATAGGATTATactgaaagaaagaaagaaaaattctCGCATTGCAAACGGAAATGGGAGCTATCAGTACTGGCGCTCTGCTCATCTCGCCTAACCATTTGGCTTATCTTGTGATCTTGCTGCAGAGAGGAGCAAGATCGAAGCGTCTTTGATCATTCGGTTATGTCCGCCAcaagagccggcggcggcgtgggaggcTACGACCGCCAGCGGGAGCTGCAGGCGTTCGTCGACACCAAGGCCGGCGTGAAGGGCCTCGTGGACGCGGGCGTCACGGCCGTCCCCGCCATCTTCCACCACGCGCCGGACTCCCTCCCTGTGctgcagcaggcggcggccgacggcgatACCGTGGCCGCGACCATCCCGGTGATCGACCTGTCGTGCGCGCGGCGGGAGGAGGTGGTCCGCGcggtgaaggcggcggcggagacggtgggGTTCTTCCTGGTGGTCAACCACGGCGTGCCGGGTGGGCTCCTCGCCGAGACGTTGGCCGCAGTGCGGCGGTTCAACGAGGCGCCCGCGGAGGCGAAGCGCCCCTACTACTTCAGGGGCAACGCCCGCAAGGTGACTTTCAACTCCAACTTCGACCTGTTCCAGGCGCCGGCCGCCAACTGGCGCGACACCCTCTTCTGCGACGTggcgccggagccgccgcggccggaggagcTGCCGGAGCCCGTCAGGCACGTGATGGTGGAGttcagcggcgcggcgcgggagcTGGCGGAGCGGCTGCTGGAGCTCCTGTCGGAGGCCCTCGGCCTGGCCCGCGACCACCTGAGGGAGATGGGCTGCGCGGAGGGCGTCGGCGTGGCGAGCAACTACTACCCGCCGTGCCCGGAGCCGCACCTCACCCTCGGGACCAGCAGGCACACCGACGCGTCTTTCCTCACCGTGCTCGTCCAGGACGGCATGGGCGGCCTCCAGGTGCtcgttgacggcggcggcggccgccggggctggCTGGACGTGCCTCCCATGCCCGGCGCTCTCGTCATCAACATCGGCGACCTTCTTCAGGCATCCTCTCGATCGCTCTTCATCATCTCTCTCAGTTGATTTGCCTACAAATCGTTTTGCTCCTTCCTTCCGGTCTTATTTGCTCCCGTTCTCGAGCACATCATTGCAGCTTGTAAGCAACGGCAAGTTCAGGAGTGTGGAGCACCGGGTTTTGGCGAACAAGAGCACGGCGAGGGTTTCGGTGGCGGCATTCTGCAGCGCAGACGTGATAAGGTCGACGAGGGTGTACGGCCCCATCGGCGATCCACCGCTTTACAGGAGCATCACCATTCACGAGTACCTCGCGCACTTCCTCAAGAAAGGCCTGGATGGTCAGCTTGGTCGCCATACGCTGGACCGCTTTCTGCTGCGGCAGC containing:
- the LOC120665345 gene encoding DIBOA-glucoside dioxygenase BX6-like, translated to MSATRAGGGVGGYDRQRELQAFVDTKAGVKGLVDAGVTAVPAIFHHAPDSLPVLQQAAADGDTVAATIPVIDLSCARREEVVRAVKAAAETVGFFLVVNHGVPGGLLAETLAAVRRFNEAPAEAKRPYYFRGNARKVTFNSNFDLFQAPAANWRDTLFCDVAPEPPRPEELPEPVRHVMVEFSGAARELAERLLELLSEALGLARDHLREMGCAEGVGVASNYYPPCPEPHLTLGTSRHTDASFLTVLVQDGMGGLQVLVDGGGGRRGWLDVPPMPGALVINIGDLLQLVSNGKFRSVEHRVLANKSTARVSVAAFCSADVIRSTRVYGPIGDPPLYRSITIHEYLAHFLKKGLDGQLGRHTLDRFLLRQPAPAAT